Proteins found in one Candidatus Woesearchaeota archaeon genomic segment:
- the pyrH gene encoding UMP kinase, translating to MQTFIISLGGSLINPGKPDIAFLKKFAKVVLHHKDKKFVIICGGGTVAREYQQTAKKLCPMTQKDLDWIGIAATKLNAELVRGLFSSIAYKRVLDNPTQPPDTDHRIIVAGGWEPGCSTDMDAVYLAQYLDCYRIINMSNVNYVYDKDPHRYKNAKKIRKIEWKDFLKIVGPTWKPGIHAPFDPVASKYAAERKIKVAMIGPSMKELDNLLREKEFNGTLIY from the coding sequence ATGCAAACATTCATCATCTCGCTCGGCGGCTCGCTCATCAATCCGGGAAAGCCGGACATCGCGTTTCTGAAAAAATTTGCAAAAGTGGTTTTGCACCACAAGGACAAAAAATTCGTCATCATCTGCGGCGGCGGAACCGTTGCGCGGGAATACCAGCAGACGGCAAAAAAACTCTGCCCGATGACGCAAAAAGACCTTGACTGGATTGGCATTGCCGCAACGAAACTCAATGCTGAACTGGTGCGCGGATTATTTTCCTCCATTGCCTACAAGCGCGTGCTGGACAATCCGACACAGCCGCCGGACACTGACCATCGCATTATTGTTGCAGGCGGCTGGGAGCCAGGATGCAGCACTGATATGGATGCAGTTTATTTGGCACAGTATCTTGATTGTTACCGCATCATCAACATGTCAAATGTTAATTATGTGTATGACAAAGACCCGCACAGATACAAGAACGCAAAAAAGATTAGAAAGATTGAATGGAAGGATTTCTTAAAAATTGTGGGCCCCACTTGGAAGCCGGGCATTCACGCGCCGTTTGATCCGGTGGCAAGCAAGTATGCCGCTGAACGAAAAATAAAAGTGGCGATGATTGGCCCCTCAATGAAAGAACTTGACAATCTGCTGCGGGAAAAGGAGTTTAACGGGACGTTGATTTACTAA
- a CDS encoding protein translocase subunit SecF has translation MADEDGQSGQSAVDTASSPFVSKKKMRRDRARLREVKQGKKEPVKVHESSAPDPRPHALDHRPWYQRIYEDQYKKLLWIPLIILILALVQIGVQTATTGDFLHKGVSIKGGVTMTIPATAHDVDTLKNLLATTFPANDIEIKAISSAGKKTGLIIEADVTEEAQVQEFVNRVAQELNLEKDGYSTEIIGSSLGASFFKQTFTALILAFVFMAIVVLLYFRILIPSLAVISVAFADIVVTIAILNILGIKLSTGGIAALLMLVGYSVDSDILLAARVLHREGSVMESIYSAIKTGLTTTATTATAVIVGLLASDSDVLKQIMTIIFIGICVDTVFTWIQNTGLLRWYVERKEKQQQTV, from the coding sequence ATGGCAGACGAAGATGGGCAATCAGGGCAGTCAGCGGTTGATACTGCTTCTTCTCCGTTTGTTTCTAAGAAAAAAATGCGGCGCGACCGGGCACGACTGCGTGAAGTCAAACAGGGAAAAAAAGAACCGGTAAAAGTACACGAATCGTCTGCTCCCGATCCCCGACCTCATGCTCTTGACCACCGCCCATGGTATCAGCGCATCTATGAAGATCAGTACAAAAAACTCCTCTGGATTCCGCTCATCATTCTCATCCTCGCGCTCGTGCAGATTGGCGTGCAGACTGCCACCACTGGTGACTTCTTGCATAAAGGGGTTTCCATCAAGGGCGGCGTAACCATGACGATACCGGCAACAGCGCACGATGTAGACACGCTCAAAAACCTGTTAGCAACCACGTTCCCTGCCAATGATATTGAAATAAAAGCGATTAGCAGCGCCGGTAAAAAAACCGGGCTGATTATTGAAGCGGACGTGACTGAAGAAGCACAGGTGCAAGAATTTGTCAACCGCGTTGCACAGGAGTTGAATCTGGAAAAAGACGGCTACAGCACAGAAATTATCGGCTCCAGCCTTGGTGCAAGCTTTTTCAAGCAAACCTTTACCGCGTTGATACTGGCCTTCGTTTTCATGGCGATTGTTGTGCTCTTGTATTTTAGGATTCTCATTCCTTCGCTCGCGGTTATTTCAGTTGCTTTTGCTGACATTGTGGTGACGATTGCTATCCTGAACATTCTGGGCATCAAGCTTTCCACCGGCGGCATTGCCGCGCTGCTCATGCTGGTTGGTTATTCGGTTGACTCGGACATCCTGCTTGCCGCGCGAGTACTGCATCGAGAAGGGAGCGTGATGGAGAGCATCTACAGCGCCATCAAAACCGGACTGACGACAACGGCAACAACAGCAACCGCAGTAATTGTCGGATTGCTTGCCTCTGATTCAGACGTGCTCAAGCAGATTATGACTATAATCTTCATCGGCATCTGTGTGGATACGGTATTCACCTGGATTCAAAACACGGGGCTGCTCCGGTGGTATGTTGAGCGGAAAGAAAAACAACAACAAACAGTGTGA